The Acanthopagrus latus isolate v.2019 chromosome 13, fAcaLat1.1, whole genome shotgun sequence genome contains a region encoding:
- the ovca2 gene encoding esterase OVCA2 has translation MAPLRVLCIHGYRQNGTSFREKTGALRKLLKKQVELVYLSAPHSVQQAPDKEDGSGPGAGDDEDQRGWWFSDVQARSFSAQQQCQESLGLDESLTTVREAVKDQGPFDGILGFSQGAAFVAMVCSLQEQKLEPEFNFRFAILVAGFRSACKQHQTFYGTPLLIPSLHVFGLEDRVIPDNMSRELLPSFQDPQVLTHPGGHFVPAASAHRQTYQEFLKKF, from the exons ATGGCGCCCCTCCGGGTCCTGTGCATCCACGGGTACCGTCAGAACGGCACCTCGTTCCGGGAGAAGACGGGAGCTCTGCGGAAGCTGCTGAAGAAGCAGGTGGAGCTGGTTTACCTGAGTGCACCGCACAGTGTGCAGCAAG CGCCGGATAAGGAGGATGGTTCCGGTCCTGGAGCTGGAGACGATGAGGACCAGAGGGGTTGGTGGTTTTCTGATGTCCAGGCTCGGAGTTTCAGCgcacagcagcagtgtcagGAAAGCCTGGGACTCGACGAGAGCCTGACGACTGTAAGAGAAGCTGTGAAGGACCAAGGTCCATTTGATGGCATCCTTGGCTTTAGTCAGGGAGCTGCTTTTGTGGCCATGGTCTGCTCTCTTCAGGAACAAAAACTGGAGCCTGAGTTCAACTTCCGCTTTGCCATACTTGTCGCTGGTTTCCGCAGCGCGTGTAAGCAACACCAGACGTTCTATGGTACTCCCCTCCTGATCCCGTCCCTGCATGTGTTTGGACTGGAGGACCGAGTCATCCCTGACAACATGAGCAGGGAGCTTCTTCCCTCCTTCCAAGACCCGCAGGTTCTGACCCATCCGGGTGGCCATTTTGTTCCAGCTGCTTCTGCTCACAGACAAACCTACCAGGAATTTCTGAAGAAATTCTAG